A single region of the Planctomycetia bacterium genome encodes:
- a CDS encoding sialate O-acetylesterase, giving the protein MRLPRMFASSFSGIAAAVWLSVCGVASAEVKLPRFFSDHMVLQRETKAPLWGTAAAGEKITVRFRDQEQKTEADAKGNWRVEFTGLKAGGPDELTIAATNTITLKDILVGEVWVGSGQSNMQGAVVHYAPSDPELAKLAATAYPTIRGCTVSSGWNESNPKNNANFSAILFAFAVRVNEDLKVPVGMLLGAVGGTPSGAWVSQEAVAGDPEVQKQIAEYAKGYDALMKHYEEVDLPTWEKANAAAKAAGKPDVRKPAPYDKPGMVFTNLPGYLYDAYIRPFVGYGIRGVLWDQGESGTRLGGVDQTTLMGTLIRSWRAAWNVGDFAFIYVQKPSGNGCAWDVTNPVTSQAQRPSALPAAPPGTTDGLYVETHVKIMKYPNVGMAISSDLGPGVHPSNKSGYGSRAGAVALGMTYGKPIEYYGPLYASHTVEGDKVRVKFTHIGQGLAFKHGEKLQGFAIAGDDKVFRWAEAVIDGDTVVLSNAEVAKPTAVRYAWAHQRTWANLFNKDGLPAVTFRTDSW; this is encoded by the coding sequence ATGCGTCTGCCTCGCATGTTCGCCTCGAGTTTTTCCGGCATCGCCGCGGCCGTGTGGCTGTCGGTCTGCGGTGTCGCCAGTGCCGAGGTCAAGCTGCCGCGCTTCTTCAGCGACCACATGGTGTTGCAGCGCGAAACGAAGGCCCCGCTGTGGGGCACCGCCGCCGCCGGTGAGAAGATCACCGTCCGCTTCCGCGACCAAGAACAAAAAACCGAAGCCGACGCCAAAGGAAACTGGCGTGTCGAATTCACCGGCCTCAAAGCCGGCGGGCCCGACGAGCTCACGATCGCGGCGACGAACACGATCACGCTGAAAGACATTCTCGTCGGCGAAGTTTGGGTCGGCTCCGGTCAGTCGAACATGCAAGGTGCCGTGGTCCACTACGCGCCGAGCGATCCGGAGTTGGCGAAGCTCGCCGCAACGGCTTACCCCACGATTCGCGGCTGCACCGTCAGCAGCGGCTGGAACGAATCGAATCCGAAAAACAACGCGAACTTCTCGGCGATCTTGTTCGCCTTCGCCGTGCGCGTGAACGAAGACTTGAAGGTGCCGGTCGGCATGCTGCTCGGCGCGGTCGGCGGTACGCCGTCGGGCGCGTGGGTCTCGCAAGAGGCGGTCGCCGGCGATCCCGAAGTGCAGAAGCAAATCGCGGAGTACGCGAAAGGTTACGACGCGTTGATGAAGCACTATGAAGAGGTCGATCTGCCGACTTGGGAAAAAGCCAACGCCGCTGCCAAGGCCGCCGGGAAGCCCGACGTCCGGAAGCCGGCTCCGTACGATAAGCCCGGCATGGTGTTCACCAACTTGCCCGGCTACTTGTACGACGCCTACATTCGCCCCTTCGTCGGCTATGGAATTCGGGGCGTCCTCTGGGATCAAGGCGAAAGCGGCACGCGGCTCGGCGGCGTCGACCAAACCACGCTCATGGGGACGCTCATTCGGAGCTGGCGCGCCGCGTGGAACGTCGGCGACTTCGCGTTCATCTACGTGCAAAAGCCGAGCGGCAACGGCTGCGCCTGGGACGTAACGAATCCCGTCACCTCGCAAGCCCAACGCCCTTCGGCGCTCCCCGCCGCTCCGCCGGGAACTACGGACGGGCTTTACGTCGAGACCCACGTGAAGATCATGAAGTATCCGAACGTCGGCATGGCGATCAGCTCCGATCTCGGGCCCGGCGTTCATCCGTCGAACAAGTCGGGCTACGGCAGCCGCGCCGGTGCCGTGGCTCTCGGCATGACGTACGGCAAGCCGATCGAATACTACGGCCCGCTCTACGCTTCGCACACGGTCGAAGGAGATAAGGTGCGCGTGAAGTTCACGCACATCGGCCAAGGCTTGGCCTTCAAGCACGGTGAGAAGCTGCAAGGCTTCGCCATCGCCGGCGACGACAAAGTCTTCCGCTGGGCCGAGGCCGTGATCGACGGCGACACCGTCGTCCTGAGCAACGCCGAAGTCGCCAAGCCGACCGCCGTGCGCTATGCCTGGGCCCATCAACGAACCTGGGCCAACCTGTTCAACAAAGACGGCCTGCCGGCGGTGACGTTCCGCACCGATTCGTGGTAA
- a CDS encoding dienelactone hydrolase family protein, with product MHDDLTSLVPNFAWSRREFVVTTLATGFALAVQPVAAETITTDTADLEAGEVKIPVADGEIPAYQARPAKGDSFPTVLVVQEIFGVHEHIKDVCRRFAKLGYLAVAPELYARQGDVSKETDIQKIIASVVSKVPDAQVLADLDATVAWAAKSGKGNVDKLGITGFCWGGRIVWLYSAHSSKLKAGVAWYGRLTSAVDALHPKHPLDLAGELKAPVLGLYGAADTGIPVESVEKMQAAIKAAGKPSEIVLYPDTPHGFHADYRPTYRKDKADDGWKRALAWFKQNGV from the coding sequence CTGCACGACGATCTGACGAGCTTGGTTCCGAACTTCGCTTGGAGTCGCCGCGAGTTCGTCGTTACGACGTTGGCGACCGGCTTCGCGCTGGCCGTGCAACCGGTCGCAGCCGAGACGATCACGACCGACACCGCGGATCTCGAAGCCGGCGAAGTGAAGATCCCGGTCGCCGACGGCGAGATTCCGGCCTATCAAGCGCGGCCGGCCAAGGGAGACTCGTTCCCGACGGTGCTCGTCGTGCAAGAGATTTTCGGCGTGCATGAGCACATCAAAGACGTCTGCCGCCGGTTTGCGAAGCTCGGCTACTTGGCCGTCGCGCCGGAGTTGTATGCGCGCCAAGGCGACGTCTCGAAAGAGACCGACATTCAAAAGATCATCGCTTCGGTCGTGTCGAAAGTGCCCGACGCCCAAGTGCTGGCGGACCTCGACGCGACGGTCGCTTGGGCCGCGAAGTCGGGCAAAGGGAACGTCGACAAGCTCGGCATCACCGGCTTCTGCTGGGGCGGACGAATCGTGTGGCTCTATTCGGCTCATAGTTCGAAGTTGAAGGCCGGCGTTGCGTGGTACGGCAGGCTGACGAGCGCGGTCGACGCCTTGCATCCGAAGCATCCTCTGGATCTTGCCGGCGAATTGAAAGCACCCGTGCTCGGGCTCTACGGCGCCGCCGACACGGGCATTCCGGTCGAGAGCGTCGAGAAGATGCAAGCGGCGATCAAAGCGGCGGGCAAGCCGAGCGAGATCGTGCTCTATCCGGACACCCCGCACGGCTTCCACGCCGACTACCGCCCGACCTATCGAAAAGACAAAGCGGACGACGGCTGGAAACGGGCCCTAGCTTGGTTCAAGCAAAACGGCGTGTAG
- a CDS encoding SDR family oxidoreductase, translated as MSSPLFNLTGRRALITGGSKGLGKAMARGFAECGADVFISSRHEDELKAAAAEIGHGLKVRVEYAVADMLDRGAVAKLAEDAIGRLGGIEILVNNAGSNNPQQIDSVVDADWDRIIELNLNSVMAMTRAIVPQMKQRRWGRIIHISSIMGIASKEGRNSYSATKAALIGMCKATAQDVGPFGITCNCIAPGPFLTDLPGKMLSDAEKKTFADRTALGRWGDPRELAGPAILLASDAGSYITGSVLLVDGGTLCKTF; from the coding sequence ATGAGCAGCCCACTTTTTAATCTTACCGGACGTCGGGCCTTGATCACCGGCGGCAGCAAAGGACTCGGCAAGGCGATGGCGCGCGGGTTCGCCGAGTGCGGCGCCGACGTCTTCATTTCCAGCCGCCACGAAGACGAACTCAAAGCCGCCGCCGCCGAGATCGGGCACGGGCTCAAGGTGCGCGTCGAGTACGCCGTGGCCGACATGCTCGATCGTGGTGCCGTGGCGAAGCTGGCCGAAGACGCGATCGGACGACTCGGCGGAATCGAGATTCTGGTCAACAACGCAGGGAGCAACAACCCGCAACAGATCGACTCCGTCGTCGACGCCGATTGGGATCGGATCATCGAGCTGAATCTGAACAGCGTCATGGCAATGACGCGCGCCATCGTGCCGCAGATGAAGCAGCGCCGTTGGGGACGCATCATTCATATCTCGTCGATCATGGGAATCGCCAGCAAGGAAGGTCGCAATTCCTACTCGGCGACGAAAGCCGCGCTGATCGGCATGTGCAAGGCCACGGCGCAAGACGTCGGCCCGTTCGGCATTACTTGCAACTGCATCGCGCCGGGACCGTTTCTCACCGACCTACCAGGCAAGATGCTCTCCGACGCCGAAAAGAAAACCTTCGCCGACCGCACGGCCTTGGGCCGCTGGGGCGACCCGCGCGAACTCGCCGGCCCGGCGATCCTTCTGGCCTCCGACGCAGGGAGCTACATCACCGGCAGCGTGTTGCTGGTCGACGGCGGAACGCTATGCAAGACGTTCTAG
- a CDS encoding SDR family NAD(P)-dependent oxidoreductase gives MPHSPSSRNWSVNASVDHVRYAVVTGSAGALGRAFAVRLAERGYRLALVDLNEAENLETLRLVEVAGGSGRVETFDVTSIAAWQALHDRLAVEWPRVDLLINNAGVAGAGEVGLFPLDDWQWLVDVNLKSVVVGCHTFAERLKTNARGAHVINVASFAAFACLPNMAAYNVAKAGVLALSETLHVEWHQYRVGVTVVCPSFFVSGLLNGARLQTESQRDYTERSMREAKFSADDVAVQTLEAMAHGRLYVMMPYKSKSYWWLKRFFPNFFMRKVMRKFERQAKPTEGEPDAQP, from the coding sequence ATGCCCCACTCGCCAAGCTCAAGGAATTGGTCGGTTAACGCTTCCGTCGATCACGTTCGCTACGCCGTCGTCACGGGCTCGGCCGGCGCGCTCGGTCGAGCCTTTGCCGTGCGACTCGCCGAGCGCGGCTACCGACTGGCGCTCGTCGACTTGAACGAAGCGGAGAATCTCGAAACGCTGCGGCTCGTCGAAGTCGCCGGCGGCTCGGGCCGCGTCGAAACGTTCGACGTCACCTCGATCGCGGCTTGGCAAGCGTTGCATGATCGGCTCGCCGTCGAGTGGCCGCGCGTCGATCTCTTGATCAACAACGCCGGCGTGGCGGGTGCCGGTGAAGTCGGCTTGTTTCCGCTCGACGATTGGCAATGGCTCGTCGATGTGAATCTCAAATCGGTCGTCGTCGGTTGCCACACGTTCGCCGAACGGCTGAAGACGAACGCGCGCGGCGCGCATGTCATCAACGTCGCCTCGTTCGCGGCCTTCGCTTGCTTGCCGAACATGGCTGCGTACAACGTCGCAAAAGCCGGCGTGCTCGCACTGTCGGAAACGCTGCACGTCGAGTGGCATCAGTATCGCGTCGGCGTCACGGTCGTCTGTCCGAGCTTCTTCGTCTCCGGCTTGCTGAACGGCGCGCGCCTGCAAACCGAATCGCAGCGCGACTACACCGAGCGCTCGATGCGCGAAGCGAAGTTCTCCGCCGACGATGTCGCCGTGCAAACGCTCGAGGCGATGGCGCACGGCCGGCTCTACGTGATGATGCCGTACAAATCGAAATCGTATTGGTGGCTCAAGCGGTTCTTTCCAAACTTCTTCATGCGCAAAGTCATGCGCAAGTTCGAGCGGCAGGCGAAGCCGACGGAAGGGGAGCCCGATGCTCAGCCTTAA
- a CDS encoding tRNA-(ms[2]io[6]A)-hydroxylase: protein MLSLKSSTAPWWLDTVERHLEEVLIDHAHCEKKAAGTALNLIFAYVDRVPLVRELTSIVHEELAHFRLVLDLLERRGMRFRRLVPSSYGRKLNDLVRKQEPHKAIDRLLIAALIEARSCERFCLLRDRLQDRELADFYGSLYASEARHHATYVEFAREFGNENEIAERLNQLAELEAAIIDEGDELARVHS from the coding sequence ATGCTCAGCCTTAAATCGAGCACCGCTCCATGGTGGCTCGACACCGTCGAGCGGCACCTCGAAGAAGTGCTCATCGATCATGCGCACTGCGAAAAGAAAGCGGCCGGCACGGCGCTGAACCTGATCTTCGCCTACGTCGACCGCGTGCCGCTCGTGCGCGAGCTGACGTCGATCGTCCATGAAGAACTCGCCCACTTCCGCTTGGTGCTCGACCTGCTCGAACGGCGCGGCATGCGCTTCCGCCGCCTAGTGCCGAGCAGCTACGGCCGGAAGCTGAACGACTTAGTGCGGAAGCAAGAACCGCACAAGGCGATCGATCGACTGCTGATCGCGGCGCTGATCGAGGCCCGTAGCTGCGAGCGGTTCTGCCTGCTGCGCGATCGACTGCAAGACCGCGAACTCGCCGACTTCTACGGCAGCCTCTACGCGTCGGAAGCCCGACACCACGCGACGTACGTCGAGTTCGCGCGCGAGTTCGGAAATGAAAACGAAATCGCCGAACGGCTTAATCAACTTGCGGAACTCGAAGCGGCGATCATCGACGAAGGGGATGAGCTGGCGCGCGTTCATAGCTAA
- a CDS encoding sulfate transporter, which translates to MPDTRMFSRDTIGRDLTAGLVVFFVALPLCLGVALSSNAPLISGLIAGVVGGILVGFLSGSHTSISGPSPGSAAVVVAQIALLGSFETFLLAVIVAGVIQIILGLLRAGVVSEFVPSGVIKGLLAAIGIILILKQIPHLFGLDSDPEGNMAFFQPDQENTFSELGELLGFHPGATVIGLTSVALLFLWDKVPRLKQSPFPAPLVVVLLGVGMNMLLNTFGGNWGVGGNHLVQVPVTTNAAEFATFLHWPDFSQWMNPKVYMAGLAIALVVSLETLLNLEAIDKIDPKQRTSPTNRELLAQGVGNIAVGFLGGIPVSSVIVRSSLNINSGGQTKLAAITHGLFLLVCVSLLPAWLNLIPLSCLAAILFITGVRLAGPSTMKQMWRDGKYQFIPFAVTVVAIVTTDLLIGMLIGLGVSLSFILSSNLRRPIRRFVEKQLGGNVIHIELANQVSFLNRAALSQALDSIPRGGQLLLDARNTHYIDPDVLDLIRHFSEQTAPVRKIEVSMLGFRAKYHLEDRIQYLDHSTRELQASLTPAQVLQILKDGNERFRNGRPLTRDFSRQVHETAHGQHPLAVVLSCMDSRSSAELVFDTGIGDVFNVRVAGNITSRKILGSLEYGCAVAGAKLILVMGHTRCGAVTLAVRTAFAGEAPPQGPGCQHAEPILRSIQESIDYDHGREFDRCSHTDQEAFINQVARMNVLRMVEQIQRESDTLGPLIRAGRIAIVGAMYDVATGDIEFVNESVVDEALDLAR; encoded by the coding sequence ATGCCCGATACCCGTATGTTTTCACGCGACACCATCGGCCGCGATCTCACGGCGGGATTGGTCGTGTTTTTCGTCGCCTTGCCGTTGTGTTTGGGGGTCGCGCTCTCTTCGAACGCGCCGTTGATCTCCGGTCTCATCGCCGGCGTCGTCGGCGGAATTCTCGTCGGCTTCTTGAGCGGATCGCATACGAGCATCAGCGGTCCTTCGCCCGGCAGCGCGGCGGTCGTCGTGGCGCAGATCGCGCTGCTCGGCAGCTTCGAGACGTTTCTGCTCGCGGTCATCGTGGCGGGAGTGATTCAAATCATCCTCGGGCTCTTGCGGGCCGGTGTCGTTTCCGAGTTCGTACCGTCGGGGGTGATCAAAGGTTTGCTCGCTGCGATCGGGATCATTCTCATTCTCAAGCAGATCCCTCACCTCTTCGGGCTCGACTCCGATCCCGAAGGGAATATGGCGTTCTTCCAGCCCGATCAGGAGAACACGTTCTCCGAACTCGGCGAGTTGCTCGGCTTTCATCCCGGCGCAACGGTGATCGGCCTCACGTCGGTAGCGCTCTTGTTTCTTTGGGACAAGGTTCCGCGATTGAAGCAATCGCCGTTTCCCGCGCCGCTGGTCGTGGTGTTGCTCGGCGTCGGCATGAACATGTTGCTCAACACTTTCGGCGGCAACTGGGGAGTCGGCGGCAACCATTTGGTGCAGGTTCCCGTGACGACGAACGCAGCGGAGTTCGCGACGTTTCTCCATTGGCCCGACTTCTCGCAGTGGATGAATCCCAAGGTTTACATGGCGGGCCTCGCGATCGCGTTGGTCGTGTCGCTCGAAACGTTGTTGAACTTGGAAGCGATCGATAAGATCGATCCGAAGCAGCGGACCTCGCCGACGAATCGCGAACTGCTCGCCCAAGGGGTCGGCAACATCGCGGTCGGTTTTCTCGGCGGCATTCCGGTGTCGTCGGTCATCGTGCGCAGTTCGCTGAATATCAACTCCGGCGGCCAAACGAAACTCGCGGCGATCACGCACGGCTTGTTCTTGCTGGTCTGCGTATCGTTGTTGCCCGCGTGGTTGAACCTCATTCCGCTCTCCTGTTTGGCGGCGATTTTGTTCATCACCGGGGTGCGGCTCGCCGGCCCGTCGACGATGAAGCAGATGTGGCGCGACGGCAAGTATCAGTTCATTCCGTTCGCCGTGACGGTCGTCGCGATCGTCACGACCGACCTGTTGATCGGCATGCTCATCGGCCTCGGCGTGAGCCTCAGCTTCATTCTCAGCAGCAACCTGCGCCGGCCGATTCGGCGATTCGTCGAGAAGCAACTCGGCGGCAACGTGATTCATATCGAGCTCGCAAATCAAGTGAGCTTCTTGAATCGGGCGGCGTTGTCGCAGGCGCTCGATTCGATTCCGCGCGGCGGACAGCTGCTGCTCGATGCACGCAACACGCACTACATCGATCCCGACGTGCTCGACCTGATCCGCCACTTCTCCGAGCAAACCGCTCCGGTGCGTAAAATCGAAGTGAGCATGCTCGGCTTTCGCGCGAAGTATCACCTCGAAGATCGGATCCAGTACCTCGACCATTCGACGCGCGAGCTGCAAGCTTCGCTCACTCCCGCGCAGGTGTTGCAGATTCTCAAAGACGGCAACGAGCGCTTCCGCAACGGCCGACCGTTGACGCGCGACTTCAGCCGGCAGGTTCACGAAACGGCGCATGGGCAGCATCCGTTGGCCGTCGTGCTCAGCTGCATGGACTCGCGCTCGTCGGCCGAGCTGGTATTCGATACCGGCATCGGCGATGTGTTCAACGTGCGCGTGGCGGGAAACATTACGAGCCGCAAGATTCTCGGTAGCTTGGAATACGGCTGTGCCGTCGCCGGCGCGAAGCTGATTCTCGTGATGGGGCACACGCGCTGCGGAGCCGTGACGTTGGCCGTGCGAACCGCGTTTGCCGGCGAGGCCCCTCCGCAAGGGCCCGGCTGCCAACATGCCGAGCCGATCTTGCGCAGCATTCAGGAATCGATCGACTACGACCACGGCCGCGAGTTCGATCGCTGTTCGCATACCGATCAAGAAGCGTTCATCAATCAAGTCGCACGAATGAACGTCTTGCGGATGGTCGAGCAGATCCAACGGGAAAGCGACACGCTCGGCCCGTTGATTCGCGCGGGGCGGATTGCGATCGTCGGTGCGATGTACGATGTCGCGACCGGCGATATCGAGTTCGTGAACGAAAGCGTCGTCGACGAAGCGTTGGACCTTGCGCGCTGA
- a CDS encoding mandelate racemase/muconate lactonizing enzyme family protein produces MKIKEIRCAGLRGATPEGGWSNELRPDDCVHTLIAVHTDEGPIGLGSVFTNDALVRASLAVLEPLYRGENALEPERVSEKLHQNMFWLGRGGSITHAISGIDIALWDLLGKATNQPVGRLLGGRYRERVQPYASLLMDEPAKLRDHLLAVKSQGFRAFKIGWGPFGRRNAATDEAIVRAAREAVGSESRLMVDAGGSDAYWPNGYKWALNTAKMLADYDVHWFEEALDPDALEDYAKLREHSPVPISGGEVLTRRQAFQPFLEARAFDIIQPDVTKVGGISEERRIAWMAQEHGVRFIPHGWNTAVGLAADLHLASAFPTTDLVEYLTGSPFIDEITLGGWKLDADGMLAIPSTPGLGLELDLDALKKYTGGEKLL; encoded by the coding sequence ATGAAGATCAAAGAAATCCGCTGCGCAGGCCTGCGCGGCGCTACGCCTGAAGGAGGCTGGAGCAACGAGCTTCGCCCCGACGATTGCGTGCATACGCTCATCGCCGTGCATACCGACGAAGGCCCGATCGGGCTCGGCAGCGTCTTCACGAACGATGCGCTCGTGCGCGCGTCGTTGGCCGTGCTCGAGCCGCTCTATCGGGGCGAGAACGCGCTCGAGCCGGAACGGGTGAGCGAGAAGCTGCATCAAAATATGTTCTGGCTCGGTCGCGGCGGCTCGATCACGCATGCCATCAGCGGCATCGACATCGCGCTGTGGGACCTCTTGGGCAAAGCGACGAACCAACCGGTCGGGCGCTTGCTCGGCGGACGTTATCGCGAGCGGGTGCAACCGTATGCCTCGCTCCTGATGGACGAGCCGGCGAAGCTGCGCGACCACTTGCTCGCGGTGAAGTCGCAAGGCTTCCGCGCTTTCAAGATCGGCTGGGGTCCGTTCGGGCGGCGCAACGCCGCGACCGACGAAGCCATCGTCCGCGCGGCGCGCGAAGCGGTCGGCTCGGAGTCGCGCCTGATGGTCGATGCCGGCGGCAGCGATGCCTACTGGCCGAACGGTTACAAATGGGCCCTCAACACGGCGAAGATGCTCGCCGACTACGATGTGCATTGGTTCGAGGAAGCTCTCGATCCCGACGCGCTCGAAGACTACGCGAAGCTGCGCGAGCATTCGCCGGTGCCGATCTCGGGAGGCGAAGTGTTGACGCGGCGCCAAGCGTTTCAGCCGTTTCTCGAAGCCCGCGCGTTCGACATCATCCAGCCGGATGTGACGAAGGTCGGCGGCATCAGCGAAGAGCGCCGCATCGCGTGGATGGCGCAAGAACACGGCGTGCGCTTCATCCCGCACGGTTGGAACACGGCCGTCGGACTCGCCGCCGACTTGCACCTGGCCTCGGCTTTCCCGACGACCGACCTCGTCGAGTATCTCACCGGTTCGCCGTTTATCGACGAGATCACGCTCGGCGGTTGGAAGCTCGACGCCGACGGCATGTTGGCGATTCCTTCCACTCCCGGGCTCGGCCTCGAACTCGATCTCGACGCTTTGAAGAAATACACCGGCGGGGAGAAACTTCTCTAG
- a CDS encoding penicillin-binding protein activator LpoB has translation MSSVFDRRTFGRRLAGAVLSAGTFAGCRGNQYAEVRDPAKADMVGSHAAGAETFKPLVEQAVGQLLARHSAPLLTPTGELAPQQPKRVCFVAVENKSAEEIGDFKDQLYQTIDMHIVQSQAFQPINKRYIDAGLMQCRLRPDVLLVPQNMRTFAAVMEQQQQPFDFLLYATVTSGTTRSNKEMQRDYQLTLEMVNVHNGFYDKQAATISKGYHHSMVSKLMSQAGLKR, from the coding sequence ATGTCTTCCGTTTTCGATCGTCGTACGTTCGGGCGTCGCCTGGCCGGAGCCGTGCTCTCGGCCGGCACGTTCGCAGGCTGCCGAGGCAACCAATATGCCGAGGTGCGCGATCCGGCGAAGGCCGACATGGTCGGCAGCCATGCGGCCGGCGCGGAGACGTTTAAGCCGCTCGTCGAGCAAGCGGTCGGCCAATTGCTGGCCCGGCATTCGGCTCCGCTCCTGACTCCGACCGGCGAACTGGCTCCGCAACAGCCGAAGCGCGTCTGCTTCGTCGCCGTCGAAAACAAAAGCGCCGAAGAGATCGGCGACTTCAAAGACCAACTTTATCAAACGATCGACATGCACATCGTGCAGTCGCAAGCGTTTCAGCCGATCAACAAGCGCTACATCGACGCCGGCCTGATGCAATGCCGTCTCCGGCCCGACGTGCTGCTCGTCCCGCAAAACATGCGCACCTTCGCCGCCGTGATGGAGCAGCAACAGCAGCCGTTCGACTTCCTCCTCTATGCCACGGTGACCTCCGGCACCACGCGCAGCAACAAAGAGATGCAGCGCGACTACCAACTCACGCTCGAAATGGTGAACGTCCACAACGGCTTCTACGATAAGCAAGCGGCCACGATCTCGAAGGGCTATCACCATTCGATGGTCTCGAAGTTGATGAGCCAAGCCGGGCTCAAGCGCTAG
- a CDS encoding TIM barrel protein: MAGKYRFSFGPWNISQGSDPFGPVVRKEVAFAKKIARYRELGFTYVQLHDDDVVPADWDVAATVKGVAKVKKLLDSEGLKAEFIAPRLWEDERTVDGGYTANSAANRKHARERTRRSVDIARMMDTDLIVLWLAREGTYIREAKDAEAAVGLIVDAVNDILAHDKTIRVVGEMKPNEPMDQAFCPTVGHFLGLAYRTADPARVGVLIESAHSILAGLDPADDMAYALWHKKLWGVHLNDQNGLKYDQDKSFGSVDLCRAFNQVRVLDKAKYYDTGIVGLDIKAMRTTKQADDTKHLANSLKLFNHLLELVRSVDEAKIAAFRTARDYEGLELYILEHLMGK; the protein is encoded by the coding sequence ATGGCCGGTAAATATCGCTTCAGTTTCGGACCCTGGAATATCTCGCAAGGAAGCGATCCGTTCGGGCCGGTCGTTCGGAAGGAAGTCGCCTTCGCTAAGAAGATCGCCCGCTATCGCGAGCTCGGTTTCACTTACGTGCAGCTTCACGACGACGACGTCGTGCCGGCCGATTGGGATGTCGCGGCCACGGTGAAGGGGGTCGCGAAGGTGAAGAAGCTGCTCGACTCCGAAGGCTTGAAGGCCGAGTTCATCGCGCCCCGCCTGTGGGAAGACGAGCGAACCGTCGACGGCGGCTACACGGCCAACAGCGCGGCCAACCGGAAGCATGCCCGCGAGCGAACGCGCCGCTCGGTCGACATTGCGCGGATGATGGACACCGATCTGATCGTGCTGTGGCTCGCTCGCGAAGGAACCTACATTCGCGAAGCGAAGGACGCCGAAGCGGCGGTCGGGCTGATCGTCGACGCCGTGAACGACATTCTCGCGCACGACAAGACGATCCGCGTCGTCGGCGAGATGAAGCCGAACGAGCCAATGGATCAAGCGTTCTGTCCGACGGTCGGCCACTTCCTCGGCCTCGCCTATCGGACGGCCGATCCGGCCCGCGTCGGCGTGTTGATCGAAAGCGCCCATAGCATTCTCGCCGGTCTCGATCCGGCCGACGACATGGCCTACGCCCTCTGGCACAAGAAGCTTTGGGGCGTGCATCTCAACGATCAAAACGGTTTGAAGTACGACCAAGACAAATCGTTCGGCAGCGTCGACCTGTGCCGCGCGTTCAACCAAGTCCGGGTTCTCGACAAAGCCAAATACTACGACACCGGCATCGTCGGGCTCGATATCAAGGCGATGCGCACAACGAAGCAAGCCGACGATACGAAGCACCTGGCGAACAGCTTGAAGCTGTTCAATCACTTGCTCGAGCTGGTGCGCAGCGTCGACGAAGCGAAGATCGCCGCCTTCCGCACGGCCCGAGATTACGAAGGGCTCGAGCTTTATATTCTTGAGCACCTGATGGGGAAGTAG
- a CDS encoding four helix bundle protein, translating to MKDLKVRTKEFALRIIRLSASLPRRLEADVIGKQVLRSGTSVGANYREGIRARSPAEYAAKLNQALMELEETVYWLELLEEAKIAKAEEVSLLRSEASELTAIFVTLIKKAKAGA from the coding sequence ATGAAAGATTTGAAAGTTCGGACCAAGGAGTTTGCCCTTCGGATTATTAGGCTTAGCGCGTCGTTGCCGCGACGGCTCGAAGCAGATGTCATCGGAAAGCAAGTCTTGCGGTCAGGCACTTCCGTCGGTGCGAATTATCGAGAAGGAATTCGAGCTCGTTCGCCCGCGGAATACGCAGCCAAGCTCAATCAAGCACTGATGGAGTTGGAAGAGACCGTGTATTGGTTGGAGCTATTGGAAGAAGCGAAGATCGCCAAGGCCGAAGAGGTTTCGCTCCTCAGAAGTGAAGCTTCGGAACTCACGGCGATTTTCGTTACGCTTATCAAGAAGGCAAAAGCCGGAGCATAG
- the tpx gene encoding thiol peroxidase, with protein MSRPGAVTFKGNPLTLAGEAVTVGKPAPDFKLAQYEGGMKEVTVADLKGKPTIISVVPSLDTPVCQIQTKKFNQELASYGDKINAVTVSVDLPFAMNRFCGAENIKNLRSLSDYKDRNFGKNWGMLIEELQLLARGTFVLDAAGTVVYAEQVKEVAEEPKYDAPLAKLKELVG; from the coding sequence ATGAGTCGCCCCGGTGCCGTGACGTTTAAGGGAAATCCATTGACGCTCGCCGGCGAGGCCGTGACGGTCGGCAAACCCGCTCCCGACTTTAAGCTCGCGCAATACGAAGGGGGCATGAAGGAAGTGACCGTGGCCGACCTGAAGGGGAAGCCGACGATCATCAGCGTGGTCCCGTCGCTCGATACTCCGGTCTGCCAGATCCAAACCAAGAAGTTCAATCAAGAGCTCGCGAGCTACGGCGACAAGATTAACGCCGTGACGGTGAGCGTCGACTTGCCGTTTGCGATGAACCGCTTCTGCGGCGCCGAGAACATCAAGAACCTGCGCTCGTTGAGCGACTACAAGGATCGCAACTTCGGCAAGAACTGGGGCATGCTCATCGAAGAGTTGCAACTGCTCGCGCGCGGCACGTTCGTGCTCGATGCGGCCGGCACCGTGGTCTATGCCGAGCAAGTGAAGGAAGTCGCCGAAGAACCGAAATACGATGCCCCACTCGCCAAGCTCAAGGAATTGGTCGGTTAA